A genomic stretch from Falco naumanni isolate bFalNau1 chromosome 8, bFalNau1.pat, whole genome shotgun sequence includes:
- the NMUR2 gene encoding neuromedin-U receptor 2 — protein sequence MAWISNSSWFHHLALQEEHFRRYLNSTEDYLAFLCGPRRSHLFLPMALVYTLIFVVGVVGNFLVCLVILKHRNMKTPTNYYLFSLAISDLLVLLFGMPLEVYEMWSNYPFLFGPIGCYLKTALFETVCFASILSVTTVSVERYIAILHPFRAKLESTRKRALRTIVVLWVLSVLFALPNTGTHGIMLQYFPNGTLVPGSATCTVVMPMWIYNCIVQITSFLFYVLPMGVISVLYYLMGLRLKGDKSLEVEETAVNVQRPSRKSVTKMLFVLVMVFAICWAPFHIDRLFFSFVVEWTEPLANIFNLIHVVSGVFFYLSSAANPIIYNLLSQRFRMAFLSVISPCCKHWAPKHPTSKISAQQSVFVVEDHNLMDSAEDTSLPATHRTSVSSSQLCTGL from the exons ATGGCCTGGATCAGTAATAGCTCCTGGTTTCATCACCTCGCCCTACAGGAAGAACATTTCAGGAGGTACTTAAACAGCACCGAGGATTACTTGGCCTTCTTGTGTGGGCCCAGGCGGAGCCATTTGTTCTTGCCCATGGCTTTGGTGTACACCCTGATCTTCGTTGTCGGGGTGGTAGGTAACTTCTTAGTTTGCCTGGTAATCCTCAAGCACCGGAACATGAAGACCCCCACCAATTACTATCTCTTCAGCCTCGCCATCTCAGACCTGCTCGTGCTGCTTTTTGGGATGCCACTGGAAGTCTACGAGATGTGGAGCAACTACCCCTTCTTGTTTGGGCCCATCGGCTGCTATCTGAAGACGGCACTCTTTGAGACAGTCTGTTTTGCTTCCATCCTCAGCGTGACCACAGTCAGCGTGGAGAGATACATTGCTATCCTCCATCCTTTCCGTGCCAAGCTGGAGAGCACTCGCAAGCGTGCCCTGAGGACCATCGTGGTGCTCTGGGTCCTCTCGGTCCTCTTCGCCCTCCCCAACACGGGCACCCATGGCATCATGCTGCAGTATTTCCCCAATGGCACCCTGGTCCCTGGCTCTGCTACCTGCACTGTGGTCATGCCCATGTGGATCTACAACTGTATTGTCCAGAttacttcttttctcttctatGTGCTGCCTATGGGGGTAATAAGTGTGCTGTACTATCTGATGGGGCTGAGA TTGAAAGGAGACAAATCTTTGGAAGTGGAGGAAACGGCTGTGAATGTTCAGAGACCGTCCAGGAAATCAGTCACCAAGATGTTGT TTGTCCTCGTGATGGTTTTTGCTATCTGCTGGGCTCCATTCCATATAGATCGacttttcttcagctttgttgTGGAATGGACTGAGCCTCTGGCTAATATATTCAACTTAATTCATGTGGTGTCAG GTGTCTTCTTCTAtctgagctctgctgcaaaCCCCATCATTTACAATCTCTTGTCCCAGCGCTTCAGGATGGCTTTCCTCAGTGTGATTTCTCCTTGCTGCAAGCACTGGGCCCCAAAACATCCCACTAGCAAGATTTCTGCCCAGCAGAGCGTCTTCGTGGTTGAGGACCACAATCTCATGGACTCTGCTGAAGACACAAGTCTCCCTGCCACACACAGGACATCTGTCAGCAGCTCTCAGCTCTGCACTGGGCTGTGA